GTGGGGCGGCATGGGGTACGACCCGGTGCCCGAGCCATCCCGAAGGCATGGCTGCCGCACCGCCGGATGCGACCACGCGGCGGGCGACGGCGGGCGGCCTGGACTGCTATAGGGCGCCCGTTCCGACACAGGGTCCGGTTTTCCTTGGACCTCATTTCCCCAGAGTGATTGGCAGGATCGACCCCGAAGCCATGTCCGACCAACGCAACCTGATCGCGGCGATCGCCCTGTCGATCCTGATCATCGTCGGCTTCCAGTACTTCTACGAGATCCCGCGGACGGAGGCGCTGCGCCAAGCCCAGCAGGCCCAGCGGGCCGAGGAGACCCTGAACCAGGTCCCCACGCCGGTTCCGGGCCAGGCCGCACCCGCGGCACCCGTGGCGGGGGGGGCCGGCGTGCCCGCCGCACCCCGCGACCGGGACGCCGTGGTGGCCGAGGGCCAGCGCGTGAAGATCGACACGCCGAGCCTGCACGGCTCGATTGCGACCACGGGTGGCCGCATCGACGATTTGACCCTGGCCCGCTATCACGTGACGCCCGAGCGGACGAGCCCCGAGGTCGTCGTGCTGTCGCCGCCGGGCACGGTGCAGCCCTACTTCGCCGAGTTCGGCTGGCAGCCGGCCGCCGGCAGCACCCAGCCGGTGCCGGGCGCGGATACGCCCTGGACCGTGCCGGCGGGGGCCACGCTGGCGCCGAACAGCCCGGTCACCATGACCTGGGACAACGGCCAGGGCCTGCGGTTCGAAAGAACCATCGCCGTGGACGAGAACTACATGTTCACGGTCACCCAGCGCGTGACGAACACCACGGGCCAACCGGTCACGCTGGTGCCGTACGGCCTGGTTTCGCGCCATGGCACGCCGGAGACGCTGGGGTACTACATCCTGCACGAAGGCCCGCTGGGCGTGTTCGACGGCCGCCTGCGCGAGGTGAAGTACGACGACCTCAAGAGCGCGCGGCAGCAGGAATACACCTCGACCGGCGGTTGGATCGGCATCACCGACAAGTACTGGCTGGTCAGCGTCGCCGCTCCGGTTGGCGAACAGATCACCGGCCGCTTCAACCACGTCCAGCGCAACGGCGGCGAGCGGTACCAGGTCGACCTGACTTACCAGCCGGTGACGGTGGCGCCAGGGGCGACGGCCGAGAACACCCAGCGCCTGTTCGCCGGTGCCAAGGAGCTCGCCCTGCTGGACCGGTACGCCTCGCAGCTCGGCATCACCAACTTCGATCTGGCGATCGACTTCGGCTGGTTCTGGTTCCTGACCCGGCCGTTCTCGGAGGCCCTGACGTTCCTGGGCAAGCTGTTCGGCAACTTCGGCGTGGCCATCCTGGTGTTCACGGTTTTGATCAAGGCCGTGTTCTTCCCGCTGGCCAACCGCAGCTACCAGTCCATGTCCAAGATGAAAGCCCTGCAGCCGAAGATGCAGCAGCTGCAGGAGCGCTATAAGGACGATCGGACGAAGCTCCAGCAGGAGATGATGGAGCTGTACAAGAAGGAGAAGGTGAACCCCGTCTCCGGCTGTCTGCCGATCCTGATCCAGATCCCGGTGTTCTTCGCGCTCTACAAGGTGCTGTTCGTCACCATCGAGATGCGCCATGCGCCGTTCTTCGGCTGGATCCACGACCTGTCCGCGCCGGAACCGACCAGCTTCATCAACCTGTTCGGTGCGCTGCCCTTCGACGCGCCCTCGCTGTTCGCCCATGTCGGCGTGTGGCCGATCCTGATGGGCATCACGATGTTCCTCCAGCAGAAGCTGAACCCGCAGCCGCCGGACCCCGTGCAGGCCAAGGTGTTCATGTTCCTGCCGTTCATGTTCACCTTCATGCTGGCGTCGTTCCCGGTCGGCCTGGTCATCTACTGGGCCTGGAACAACCTGCTGTCGATCGCACAACAGTGGGCCATCATGCGCCGCGCGGGCGTGAAGGTGACCTGAACCGGGTTTGGACCGCGCGTCCACCCTGGAAAACCCCTCCCGGCAAAACCGCCGGGAGGGGTTTTTCTTTTCCCGTCCCGCCCGCCCCGCGCCGGCCTGCGGCGCCGGAGCGGTTGCTTTCCGCGGCGTCCTGCCGTAACCCCGGCCCATGGTCGAGATCACACCCAAGCTTTTGCCCGAAGCGGACGACGCCGCAGCCCTGGAAGCCGGGCGCCTGCTGTTCGCCAAGGAATGCGAATTCATCTTCGGCACCGAGCAGTTGCACATGCTGCCCGAGGCGACACTGCCGGAGATCTGCTTCGTCGGCCGGTCGAACGTCGGCAAGTCGTCGCTGGTCAACGCCCTGACCGGGCGCAAGACCCTGGCGCGCACGTCCAACACGCCCGGCCGCACCCAGCAGCTCAACTTCTTCGACCTCGGCGGCCGGCTGCGGCTGGTGGACATGCCGGGCTACGGCTACGCCGAGGTGCCGAAGGAAAAGCGCGAAGCCTGGACCGAGATGGTCAAGGGCTTCCTGCGCGGCCGCGTCACGGTCAAGCGCGCCCTGGTGCTGGTGGACGGGCGCCACGGGTTGAAACCCCCCGACCACGAGATGATGGACCTGCTGGACAAGTCGGGCGTCGCCTATCAGGTGGTCCTGACCAAGGCCGACAAGCCGAAGGCGGGCGAACTGAAGCGGGTGCTGGAGGCGACCCGGACCGGCATCGTCAAGCATCCGGCCGCCCACCCGGAAATCGTCGTCACCAGCAGCCACGCCGGCCTGGGCATCCCCGAGCTGCGGGCCAGCCTGGCCCAGCTCGCCGACCCCCCGACCTAAGGGGACGGGTCGCGGGGATCGGGGCCGGCCGCGCCGGTCAGGTCCAGGTCGCGCAGGGCGGCCAGCAGTTCGCGTGCCGCACCGCCGACCGGGCGGTCGCGCGGCAGCACCCCTTCGAACCGGATGCCGGGCAACGGAGGGGTTGTGGCGACCTCCGCCAGGGCGCCGCGGCCGAGGTCGTCCGCGACCGCATGGGCCGGCAGGACCCCCAGCAGGCCGCCGGCCCCGAGGACCGCCTGCCGGACCCCGTCCAGGCTTCCCGCGGATTCCAGCCGCGGGGTCGGGGCGTCGGCCGCGCGGAACCAGCGCCGCAGCAGTTCGTGGAAGGTGCCGTCCACATCCGCAAGGATCAGCGTGCGCGCCGCCAAGTCGCGCGGCGTCCATCCGCGGCCTGCGACCGGCTCGGCCAGCGGCCCAGCCAGGGGGTCGGACGAGCCGGCGACCAGCACCATGCGCGCCGGTGCCAGCGGCACCACGTCGAAGGGTTCGACCCGGCCGGCATCCGCCGGTGCCAGGACCAGCGCGAGATCCAGCCGCCCGCGCGCGACTCCGTCCTTCAGATCGTCGCAGATCCCGGTGGTCACCTGGAACTCCGCCTCCGGGTGCTTTGCACGCAGGGCCCGCAGAGGCGCGGGCAGCACGCGCGAGCTGATGGATTCGACCGCACCGATGGCGATCCGGGTCGTCGATCCGGCCGCCGCCGCGGTTGCCGCGGCCAGCGCCGCCTCCGCCGCCGCCAGCAGCCGGCGGGCGTGCGGCAGCAATGCTTGGCCGACGGGCGACAACCGTGCGGCGCCCGACCCGTCGCGGACCGTCACCGGTGCCCCCACGATCCGTTCCAGGGCGAGCAGCGCTTCGGACACGGTGGATTGCGCGACGCCCAGAATCCGGGCGGCCCGTGTGACGCCGCCGCCGTCCGCCACCGCGACCAGCACGCGGCAATGCCGAAGTTCCAGGTCCACCCGTGGGGATCCCGCCATCATCGGCGCCACCGATGACGCCATCGCGATTTTGGCGCCCGCCGGGTGCCGCGGCAAGCTGTGGGCACAGGCCGAACCCGGAGCCCGGAATGCTTCAACTGCCCGCCAACGCCGCCCTTCTGGTCATCGACGTCCAGCAGGGGTTCGACGATCCCAAATGGGGTCCGCGGAACAATCCCGATGCCGAGGCGAACATCGCCCGTCTGCTGGCCGCTTGGCGGGCGTCGAACCGCCCCGTCGTCCATGTGCAGCACGCGTCGGTGACGCCCACCGGCGTGTTCCGGCCGGAGGCGCCGGGCCATGCGCTGAAGCCCGAGGCCACACCGCTGCCCGGTGAGCCGATCCACCGCAAGAACGTCAACAGCGCCTTCATCGGGACGGATCTGGAAGGCAGCCTGCGCCGATCCGGCATCGGGACGCTGGTGGTGGTCGGGCTGACCACGAACCACTGCGTGTCCACCACGGTCCGCATGGCCGGCAATCTCGGCTTCGAGACCTATGTGGTGTCCGATGCCACCGCCACGTTCAACCGCGTGGGCCTGGACGGTCGCATCCGTCCCGCCGCCGAGGTGCACGCGGCGGCCCTCAGCGACCTGCACGACGAATTCGCAACGGTCGTCGAGACCGACACGGTTCTGGCGGCGGTGTGGGCCTAGGCTTCGTCCCCGTTGCCGTTCCGCCCTGCTTGGTGGCACGCTGGCGGCCGGACCGGAAAGGGGGCGGCAACATGCGCAGGGATGCGCGCGGACTGCCGGTGACCACCGACAGTGCGGAGGCGGTGGCGGCCCTGGACGCCTTCGCCGACGCCTTTATCCGCTACGCCGACAATGCCGCCGTCCTGCTGGACGCGGTGAAGGCCGATCCCGGCTGTGCGCTGGCGCAGGCCTACGCCGCCATGCTGCACATGCTCCTGGAAAGCCGGGAGGCGCCGGACCTCGCCCGGCCCTACCGGGATGCGGCCCTCAAGGCCGTGCAGGCGCCCGCGGGGGTAACCGACCGCGAGCGGTTGCTGGTGGATGCCGCGCGCGCGTGGGTGGAGGGCGACCCGGCCACCGTGCTCGCCCGGCTGGAGGCCGTGGTCCGGGACCATCCGCGCGACCTTCTGGCGATGAAGCTGGCCCAGTACCACCACCTGAACTTCGGCAACTTCGCCGGCATGCTGCGGGTGGCGGAGATGGCGGCCGAACCGTACCGGGACGATCCGCACTGGCTCGGCATGGCCGCCTTCGCCTACGAGCAGCTCCACCTTCTGGAGGAAGCCGAGGCGGCGGCGTCGCGCGCCCTGGAACGGACCGAGGCCGAACCCTGGGCCCAGCACGCGCTCGCCCATGTGATGGAAACGCGGGGCCGGATGCGGGATGGGGTGGCCTTCCTGCGGTCGGTCAGCCATCACTGGGATGGCTGCAACTCGTTCCTGTACACCCACAACTGGTGGCATCTGGCGCTCTTCCACCTGGACCTGGACGAGCCGGGCGAGGTGCTGCGCATTCACGACGCCCATGTCTGGGGCCGTTGGAAGGCGTACAGCCAGGATCAGGCGGGCGCGGTCTCGCTGCTGGTGCGGCTGGAACTGCGGGGGGTGGACGTGGGCGACCGCTGGCGCGACGTGGCCGACCACGTGGCCGCGCGTGGGGACGACCATGTGCAGCCGTTCCTGGACCTGCACTACGTCTATGCGCTTGCCCGCGATGGCCGGGCCGGGGCCGACCGCTACCTGGACAGCCTCGAAGCCCATGCGGCGACCGTGCCGGACATCGCGCGGCGCCAATGGCGGGACGTGGCGGTGCCGCTGGCCCGCGGCATGGCGGCCCATGCGCGGGGCGATTGGGACCACGCGGCGACGGCAATGGCGCCCGCCATGCCGAACCACATCCTGGTCGGCGGCAGCCATGCCCAGCGCGATTTGTTCGAGCAGGTCTATCTCGATGCGTTGGTCCGGTCGGGCCGCCACGAGGAGGCCCAGCAACGGCTGGAGCTGCGCCGGCTGGCCCGCCCGGATGTCCGCCACACCCACCGCCAACTGGCCGGTGTGTACGCGGCGTTGGGCCTGCCGCGCGAAGCGGCGCGGGCGGCCGGTCGGGGCGGACGGCCACCCCGGCCGGCCTGAGGCCGCCGCCCCGGCTGCGTCAGCCCATGCCGTTCCCGTCCCGGAACAGGTACTGGCCCAGCAGGCCCATCGGGGGCGCGCGGTCCGGCTCCTCCGGCGCGTGGGTTGAGAGGTGCGCGTCGAACAATCCCCGTGGCGAGGGCGGCGGGTTGTCCCAGCCGGGGGCGATCCGGTCGAGCAGCCCCGGCAGCCGGGGCGGTGGCACCGCCTGGGTCGGGACCCTCGGGCTGGCGAAGGGCCAGCCCAGGCCCGGCGGCGAATGGCTCGCCGCCATCGGCCAAGCCCCTGCGACCGGCCCGCCGTAGCCGTACCCCGGGCCGGGCAAGGGTGCGGCGGGGAACGGGAACCCGGCCGGTCCGCCGAACAAGGAGGCCTCCTGCCCGCCGACCGCGGGGTCGGTCTGCCGCACGGGGTTGGATGGCTGCACGGGCGCGGTCAGCGGCGCGGATCCGGCCGGCGGGAAGTGACGTCCCCAGGGGTCCGGGGCCGGTCGGCCCACCCGGCGGGGCCAGGAGTGGCGGCATGGCGTCAGCCGGCCCGCCGGGCGGCGCGGGCGCCAGCGGCACGGGGGCGGTCTGCGCCTCGGCCGGCGGCATGGTCGGCTTCCGCCGCAGCGCGTCCGGAATCCAGAGCTTCTCCGGTTCGGCGATCTCGACCGGGATGGGGAGCCCGAGCTTGGTCAGGATATTGCGGCCGGAACTACCCTCGGCCTTGAACTCCGGTATCTCCCAGAGCTCCCGGACGATGTCGTCGAGCGTTGGGCTCTGGGCCCGCCGGATCGCCGCAAAGGCATGGGACCAGTTGTAGCCATCGCCCCGGCCAGGCCGGTTGTTGGCGACTGCACCCAGCAGCTTCAGGGCCGTGAGGTGGTCGGGATGGCTGGGATCGAGCACTCCCCGGCCTCGCAAAGGATCGACGCCAATCGCGAACTTCGCAACGCGGTCAACGGCAGCGCGGCCATTCTCATCGTCCCAGCGGTCGACCATCGCCCGGCCGTCGGGAGTGTTGAGAAAATGGTTGATTTTGAAGCCCAGATTGTCTTCGAAAATCACCCGCGGCTCGCCTTTCAGCTTGAGGGTCTCGGCCGCTTTGGATGCGTCGTCCGCGGATTGGAAGTACCCCGCTGCAAGCATGGCAGCCACCAGCTCATCCGCGTGGTCAGGGTGCTGACCGAAGTCGGTCTGGGTGGCGCCAACCGAGGGGCCGCTGCCCCCCTTTTTGTGCGTGGGTGTGGTCGGAAGCCGCGTCTCCATCCAGCCGGAATTGTCGATGTCGCGGTGGCGCAATGTTCTGTCTCGGATGGAGTAGGGCCGGTTGCCGGTGCTCCGGACGGCATCCTGCAGCTGGACCGGCCCGTTGCTCGGCCCTACACCGGCGTGGGCCACCCCGTAGGGGCCGAGGCCGTCGCCCAACTCGGTCTGGTGAATGCCGGACACGATGCCATCGGCCTGATACGACGCCAAGGGATCGCCGCGCCCGGCGGCAAAGGTCCGGGTGGGGCGCCAGCCTTGATCCACCGGGGCTTTGCCAGCGGCGTTGCGGTTCTTGGGATCGTCCTGCCAGCGCCGGCCCGGCGGATCGTAGGGATTGTCGTAGCCCATGGATGGTCTCCAAAAAAAAGCCGCCGGTGGAGGCCGGCGGCTCTTGGGTGGGAACAGGATCCGCCCGGTGCGGGGCGGGGGTGGGGATCTCACGGGTGTCCGTCCGTCCCGCACGCCCGCTCCAGCACGTGCCGCGAGATCTTTTGGTCAGAGAGGGAGTTCCAATCTTCCATGCCGTCCGGCAGGTTGCCGTGGGCACCCGCGATCTCGGCGACCACCGTCGTGGCGACCACCAGCACGCCGCCGTCCACGCGGATGTCACGGCCGTCCAGCCCGGCGTCGATAACCACCAGCGGGTGGTCGTAGACGAAAGTGAGCAGGCGGTCGTCCTCGGTCACCAGGTGCGAATAGAAGTAGGCGGGTCGGGCGAGCAGCGCTTCGGCGCCCTGGTCGCGGACGGCGGCGCAGG
This sequence is a window from Azospirillaceae bacterium. Protein-coding genes within it:
- a CDS encoding LysR family transcriptional regulator, with amino-acid sequence MMAGSPRVDLELRHCRVLVAVADGGGVTRAARILGVAQSTVSEALLALERIVGAPVTVRDGSGAARLSPVGQALLPHARRLLAAAEAALAAATAAAAGSTTRIAIGAVESISSRVLPAPLRALRAKHPEAEFQVTTGICDDLKDGVARGRLDLALVLAPADAGRVEPFDVVPLAPARMVLVAGSSDPLAGPLAEPVAGRGWTPRDLAARTLILADVDGTFHELLRRWFRAADAPTPRLESAGSLDGVRQAVLGAGGLLGVLPAHAVADDLGRGALAEVATTPPLPGIRFEGVLPRDRPVGGAARELLAALRDLDLTGAAGPDPRDPSP
- the yidC gene encoding membrane protein insertase YidC, with the translated sequence MSDQRNLIAAIALSILIIVGFQYFYEIPRTEALRQAQQAQRAEETLNQVPTPVPGQAAPAAPVAGGAGVPAAPRDRDAVVAEGQRVKIDTPSLHGSIATTGGRIDDLTLARYHVTPERTSPEVVVLSPPGTVQPYFAEFGWQPAAGSTQPVPGADTPWTVPAGATLAPNSPVTMTWDNGQGLRFERTIAVDENYMFTVTQRVTNTTGQPVTLVPYGLVSRHGTPETLGYYILHEGPLGVFDGRLREVKYDDLKSARQQEYTSTGGWIGITDKYWLVSVAAPVGEQITGRFNHVQRNGGERYQVDLTYQPVTVAPGATAENTQRLFAGAKELALLDRYASQLGITNFDLAIDFGWFWFLTRPFSEALTFLGKLFGNFGVAILVFTVLIKAVFFPLANRSYQSMSKMKALQPKMQQLQERYKDDRTKLQQEMMELYKKEKVNPVSGCLPILIQIPVFFALYKVLFVTIEMRHAPFFGWIHDLSAPEPTSFINLFGALPFDAPSLFAHVGVWPILMGITMFLQQKLNPQPPDPVQAKVFMFLPFMFTFMLASFPVGLVIYWAWNNLLSIAQQWAIMRRAGVKVT
- a CDS encoding tetratricopeptide repeat protein, which produces MRRDARGLPVTTDSAEAVAALDAFADAFIRYADNAAVLLDAVKADPGCALAQAYAAMLHMLLESREAPDLARPYRDAALKAVQAPAGVTDRERLLVDAARAWVEGDPATVLARLEAVVRDHPRDLLAMKLAQYHHLNFGNFAGMLRVAEMAAEPYRDDPHWLGMAAFAYEQLHLLEEAEAAASRALERTEAEPWAQHALAHVMETRGRMRDGVAFLRSVSHHWDGCNSFLYTHNWWHLALFHLDLDEPGEVLRIHDAHVWGRWKAYSQDQAGAVSLLVRLELRGVDVGDRWRDVADHVAARGDDHVQPFLDLHYVYALARDGRAGADRYLDSLEAHAATVPDIARRQWRDVAVPLARGMAAHARGDWDHAATAMAPAMPNHILVGGSHAQRDLFEQVYLDALVRSGRHEEAQQRLELRRLARPDVRHTHRQLAGVYAALGLPREAARAAGRGGRPPRPA
- the yihA gene encoding ribosome biogenesis GTP-binding protein YihA/YsxC, which codes for MVEITPKLLPEADDAAALEAGRLLFAKECEFIFGTEQLHMLPEATLPEICFVGRSNVGKSSLVNALTGRKTLARTSNTPGRTQQLNFFDLGGRLRLVDMPGYGYAEVPKEKREAWTEMVKGFLRGRVTVKRALVLVDGRHGLKPPDHEMMDLLDKSGVAYQVVLTKADKPKAGELKRVLEATRTGIVKHPAAHPEIVVTSSHAGLGIPELRASLAQLADPPT
- a CDS encoding cysteine hydrolase family protein, whose amino-acid sequence is MLQLPANAALLVIDVQQGFDDPKWGPRNNPDAEANIARLLAAWRASNRPVVHVQHASVTPTGVFRPEAPGHALKPEATPLPGEPIHRKNVNSAFIGTDLEGSLRRSGIGTLVVVGLTTNHCVSTTVRMAGNLGFETYVVSDATATFNRVGLDGRIRPAAEVHAAALSDLHDEFATVVETDTVLAAVWA